The genomic DNA TCCGATCATGCACACACAAGCCTTGTCGTAGTGTAAGACAGGATggggtttgtttgttttttgtcttgtttttttgCGGTATAAATAATTAagcttttgtgttttgttttacagCGAAGCAGAATGCTGTAAAGGAAGATCCGCTTTAACCACTTAAGTGTGGAGTCTCTCCATTAGCGTTTGTTCTTTTATCCAGGTCGACACATAGAGGAGTGACTTTCACTCTGCGGGTTACTGTGGCGACTGACCCGTGCACACCATGTACAGCATTTCACCTGTATCTTGGATTCTGTCCCTTGCTCCAACAGGTTGTGTCTACCTTGGTTATAAGTCAAACGGGGACCTGTGAAATCGACATCTtgtccccccattccccccacccccattggcAACACTTTGGGTGGTTTGATTAAGTCAGCGAGCTGGTAAAGTTAAACTTGGTCTCAGCGGCGCAGCAACATATCTCACTTTAGTgaggatgggggggaaggggaggggggtgcagtAAAGAAAATAGAGAGTTGCAAAGTCTCCTTGCAACATTTGCCCCCTGGTCTCTCATGCACAGCCACACTCTTCCACGATCATGTTGGGAACATCCCTCTTGACGATGTTGTACTCGTCGTCGAAGTAGAGCATGGACATGGTGCTGAGTTTGGTGGGGATGCAGCAAGAGTTCATGGAGCCCGGGCTCATGCCTCGCATCCTGTACTGGTTGACGACAGCCGTGTGGAAGGACGAGGCGGATCCCGGCGCCCCGGCCATGTAAGCGGGGCAGCTCCCCTCGCAGTAGTTGCCGTAGTAACCCGTGGGCGCGATAATCCAGTCGTTCCAGCCGATGAGTCGGAAATCAATGTAAAACTGCTGTCTGCAGCACAGGTCGGTCCTGCCGTCGCACTCCAAGCCCCGCTTGCGGATCCGGTGCTTGGAGTCGAGTGTCCGCGCCTGCACCACCAGGAAAGGTCGGTGCGACTCGTCGGCGCTGTCCACCAAGGTGGGTATCACAGCCAGACTCTCGCAGCCCTCGCAGTGAACTTCCAGGTCgtgcctcctctctcccctctgcaaGTGAGCCTGGATGGGCTCGGTCAAGGGGAACGTGTGCCAGCTGCTTCTCTTCAGGTCCACCCTCTTCTCCACCGCCGCCCATTTGCCCGAGCTCCCGGCTTCTTGGAAGTAGACCTTCACCTTCACTTTGCGCCTGGTGCCCTTCGCAGCCTTGGACGGGAGCATTTTCAAGTAGAGCCACAAGTTGGCCTGCTGGACAAAGAGATTTTGGTTCCCCTCGTTTGAGATCAGAAAGTACAGGCGTGATTTAGACGACGCCAGCTCATCTGCATCGAGAGAATGGAAAATGTTAATCCTTGTATGACCAGCAGTAAATTCGCGTCCGAGTCAGAAATGCTCTCAAGACAATTCCCCTGCCAGTTGCAAGGAACGCGTGTTAAGACGCGACTGCTTTCACAGAACTGTTCACCATTTAAATGAAAGTGTCCTCTCTTAACTTTGGGCTTGGATTGGCACAGCTGCAGCTTAAAAACCTAACACTCATTTCTGCAGATTGTATGTTGCCCCAGAACCCAAACATAAAAGTTTACAAAACATCGCACCTTTTGTTTTATTCTAGTGGGGAAAATAACGTGTTTGTTTGGCTTCTGGGTCAGTCACAACTCGTAAACAGAGGTATCCCGTGGTGCAGGCCATTGTCTTAAGTGATCAGTTGACATTGACCAAAGCCATTTCACTGACACTAATGGAGGGGGGATTTTATCCAATGCTTAGCGGTGAGACGGGTCGGGTTAAAAGTGGATCATTTGTCAAATTACGAAGTACGCGTTTAGCATGCTCAAACATTTTGAATGGAGTTCCAGCGGTTTTTCACTGGATCATTTGGAGGCCGTTTCAACCATTTTAAAGGTAAACTCACATGATCCCAgtccaagtaagaatgtcattgtcctatctgggacatatcacacaataaaacacaataaaactcttgacttgacttaacgttGGAATTAGTAAATGACTGTTCTAAACATGAACTCGTGAACTATCCCCGACTACATCGTCCTATAAATGCATACTGGTAAAACTGTTTGAAGCAGCCCCAGTGAGTAAATAACACTATTATAGATACGTTTTAACAAGGAATAAACGCGTCTTGCTTAAACCGAAATGTTGCCATTGCGTCAAACGATAAATATAATGCAGAACTTCTATAAAGTGGCCCTGCTTATTTTACACCTCAAATGTTACTAAATTAGAACGTGCACATGGGACTTCGTTAACACTGCAATTATCTATTCGATTCTACACTACCGAGAACACTTGGCTGATGTTTTTCACAGATACATGAAGTTTTTTTTCATTTGTCCCTGCGATGTATGGATAAAATCGCACCACACTCTTGAGCTTCCAATTTGTTTTAAAGTCGCTTATTGCCAACCAAGCAGATGCAGCGACACTCCACTAATATGCTGAACTACTTCATCTCACAATAGTGTGCTTATTCAACTCACTGTAAACTTTACAAGGTCGTAAACGCAATGTTTGCGCCGCCATTGTGAAGTTGTCTGCAAACTGGAATGCAGTATCTTTTCAAACACCCCGCTTGGTCGGATGGTGAGGTTAGTTATGTGTTTTAACTTGTAAAAGTTCGTGTAGAGCGTCTCTGTGCAGGTTACATATCATGAAACACGTTTCCCCCaactttgaagaaaggtctcgactcgaaatgtcatctattccctttctccagagatgctgcctgacccgctaagttactccagaactctgtgtctatcttcctccaGAAggataccagtctgaagaagggtctcgacccgaaacgtcgcccattcattccgtctatccaaagatgctgcctgttccgctgagttattccagcatttggtgtctatcttcggtgtaaaccagcttctgcagttccttcctacacaatatatcaCTCACGACCCACAGTTTCTATCCCACACGACCCACTGGCCTTAAAAGTAGCATTGCCCCCAGTATAACATATGTTGAAAAGATATTCGTGGCGCTTGTCTCCAAACGCAGTTCCCCTTGAAGTTGTGCACTCAATGTTCAGAGTTGTTTCAGCACCTGCATGATATCGTGATATTTGCTCACTTGAAGAAGAAATCCATCCTTAATTTCACGGTCGACTTAAATGCCCTCAGATCTAGCTGGTTTTGTAACATGGGCAATCTGCCGGCTTGCAAATAACAATCGTAGAATCATAGAGGCTTTCTGGCCCTCCACGTCGACTTTAAATTCGGGGTAGATTTTACCTGCCACCGCACGATTGAACGTTGCTTAGTCCAAATTttacgccacccccccccccccccccccccccccccccccccccctcctcccttgctCCTGAATTCTGCTGTAAAGACGTAGCTACGTCTAGTGCAGAAAGTAACCGGGTTATGCCAAGAGAATGTTTAACCGGGACATACttgcactttgtttttgctcatCCGCTCTGTGCACGATCTCATTCGACATTCCAATAAAcagctgtgtgtgtgcgtgatgaATTTTATCAACTTTTTCTTTTCTGCTGGAAACGATTTTAAATGCTTCCCGAACATGACATCAGCCCACTTTTCATGTAATGACCATAAATTAAAGCTTCACACACGCTCACCAATTAATTTGTCATTTACTAGCAAATGCTAAGCCACATTTAATTGTCCCCCAACGTACGTTTTGACTGTAACCCTTTCAATACTATCCTTAAATGtcacccccctccctttcctcctccctccccagtcG from Leucoraja erinacea ecotype New England chromosome 7, Leri_hhj_1, whole genome shotgun sequence includes the following:
- the LOC129699094 gene encoding inhibin beta B chain-like → MRLFCLSGACLLVTLVSGGSTPAPGSAGTSPPFTPSFCTTCGIGQRDEPQKADTVFLEAVKRHILNRLQMKERPNITHPVPKAAMVTALRKLHAGKIKEDGRMEIPNLDGHATSVSRKDLQEQTSEIISFAETDELASSKSRLYFLISNEGNQNLFVQQANLWLYLKMLPSKAAKGTRRKVKVKVYFQEAGSSGKWAAVEKRVDLKRSSWHTFPLTEPIQAHLQRGERRHDLEVHCEGCESLAVIPTLVDSADESHRPFLVVQARTLDSKHRIRKRGLECDGRTDLCCRQQFYIDFRLIGWNDWIIAPTGYYGNYCEGSCPAYMAGAPGSASSFHTAVVNQYRMRGMSPGSMNSCCIPTKLSTMSMLYFDDEYNIVKRDVPNMIVEECGCA